A section of the Kluyveromyces lactis strain NRRL Y-1140 chromosome F complete sequence genome encodes:
- the LMO1 gene encoding Lmo1p (weakly similar to uniprot|Q07799 Saccharomyces cerevisiae YLL007C Hypothetical ORF), whose product METIIHDMENHKVQNDHGVMLEQDTAEKYLDVIIASAFSQSETDEALLLTGLGHLSELAATDLWKPRITDELISRLYGLIISTQSKDLITLHASLSVLTLLSENLVLHPPSSQISLTVLCSVLHSGPDLLEQFVCLLKTYENNPTTGQEIIKYLCLHVECILQWVSEGDKTAVTFVARTNMMLEDVGVLNELSCLLYAHEHNKDLVGSIEQFLVQLKRLKGAVKDLPNNEYDLEATDVVKELIHKLFDVYEITQERFMKSNEEYTDLDGLTVLQLLNIRFILRQNDLTFKKAYTEQLMFEEYPLPLLKTVARLSVIVWDYFEMSNLKLGSKVHKMHFIFFTKEIIAVLLGTMVTLWDKSRSETEEDFESLLELIKILIHKADKICRTKHDSFVETFVEVCETFTYEDLRQLQVAEWREKQFNDWAEDISSFDEILQNQVQEFVRYQRLLLMQKGTWVYSENPIEAKDKLPKVSFIALSDNQMNLLIKEFKHKVEKTPTVEDNEIVTIDHSAMVNNKTTVIPLKNIINIQSRQIELDRKLPEGVRLINILQNTIYREVTTFDRNGKILSAFYLESTESFYTWLDGLQLLSQSKHAKLSPETEKQIDTLIKLRRNVQLAALDDKFRDDESLESFSEEETDDFYYNPETLKQLSMGIYYE is encoded by the coding sequence ATGGAGACAATTATACATGATATGGAGAACCATAAGGTTCAAAATGACCATGGAGTTATGCTAGAGCAAGATACTGCAGAAAAGTATCTTGACGTGATTATTGCATCAGCTTTCTCACAGAGCGAAACAGATGAAGCATTGTTGTTAACCGGGTTAGGACATTTATCGGAATTGGCTGCAACCGATCTGTGGAAGCCAAGAATTACGGATGAATTAATCAGTCGATTATATGGTCTTATCATTTCTACTCAAAGTAAAGACCTGATCACTCTGCACGCATCACTGTCAGTTCTTACTCTACTAAGTGAAAACTTGGTGTTACATCCGCCCTCATCACAAATTTCCTTAACTGTGCTGTGTTCAGTTCTACACTCTGGTCCAGATCTTTTAGAACAGTTTGTTTGCCTTTTAAAGACATATGAGAATAATCCAACTACAGGTCAGGAAATCATTAAATACCTATGTCTTCATGTTGAATGCATCCTCCAATGGGTTTCAGAAGGCGACAAGACTGCAGTGACATTTGTAGCAAGAACTAACATGATGCTTGAGGATGTGGGAGTTCTTAACGAATTGTCTTGTCTGTTGTATGCGCATGAGCACAATAAGGATCTAGTAGGTTCCATTGAACAGTTTCTGGTCCAGTTGAAACGCTTAAAAGGAGCAGTAAAAGACTTGCCTAATAATGAATATGATTTAGAAGCGACTGATGTGGTAAAGGAATTGATACACAAACTTTTTGACGTCTATGAAATCACCCAGGAGAGGTTTatgaaatcaaatgaaGAGTACACTGATTTGGACGGCCTAACAGTGTTGCAACTGCTTAACATCCGATTTATCTTAAGACAAAACGATCTAACATTCAAAAAAGCTTACACAGAACAACTTATGTTCGAAGAATATCCTTTACCACTCTTGAAAACTGTTGCCCGTTTATCCGTAATTGTTTGGGATTACTTCGAAATGtcaaacttgaaattaGGCTCAAAGGTTCACAAGATGCACTTCATATTTTTCActaaagaaatcattgCCGTGCTTCTTGGTACTATGGTGACGCTATGGGATAAGTCCAGGAGtgaaactgaagaagattttgaatctttgCTTGAACTTATTAAAATACTGATTCATAAGGCAGATAAGATATGCCGCACAAAACACGattcttttgttgaaaCATTCGTTGAGGTATGTGAGACATTTACGTACGAAGATTTAAGACAGCTGCAGGTAGCAGAATGGAGAGAAAAACAGTTCAATGACTGGGCAGAAGATATTAGTAGCTTTGATGAGATTTTACAAAACCAAGTGCAGGAATTTGTACGCTACCAAAGACTTTTATTGATGCAGAAGGGTACATGGGTGTACTCAGAGAACCCAATTGAAGCAAAGGATAAATTACCAAAGGTTTCATTTATTGCATTATCAGATAATCAGATGAATTTATTGataaaagaattcaaacatAAGGTGGAAAAGACACCCACTGTTgaagataatgaaataGTGACCATCGATCACTCTGCCATGGTAAATAACAAAACTACTGTCATTCCGTTAAAGAATATTATAAACATTCAAAGTAGGCAAATTGAACTCGATAGAAAGCTTCCTGAAGGTGTTAGATTGATTAATATTCTTCAGAACACAATTTATAGAGAAGTTACCACCTTTGACAGAAACGGGAAAATTTTATCTGCATTTTACTTGGAGAGTACAGAGAGCTTCTACACCTGGTTGGATGGTTTACAATTATTATCACAAAGTAAACACGCCAAATTATCACCAGAAACTGAGAAACAAATCGATACATTAATAAA